The Chitinophagaceae bacterium genome window below encodes:
- the pxpB gene encoding 5-oxoprolinase subunit PxpB: protein MQEIQFIPFSECAVLLSFGNTIDNAIHEKLMLAKKIIEENPFPGFIETVPAYNSLTVFYNPAETTKTAETISASVIQQLKQTIESAEHSSVQKITASTITIPVCYDEEYGIDLTELSEQLTLSAEEIVELHTKQVYKVFMIGFTPGFPYMGILNEKLFTKRKTQPRISVAPGSVAIAGNQTGIYPLSTPGGWNIIGRTPLKIFDQPKENPFLLKAGDTIQFTSITKKEYEAWLVR from the coding sequence ATGCAGGAAATTCAATTTATACCATTCAGTGAATGTGCAGTGCTGTTATCATTTGGCAATACGATTGACAATGCCATTCATGAAAAACTGATGCTGGCAAAAAAGATAATTGAAGAAAACCCGTTCCCCGGTTTTATTGAAACAGTTCCTGCTTATAATTCGCTGACTGTTTTTTATAATCCTGCTGAAACAACGAAAACAGCAGAAACAATTTCAGCTTCTGTCATTCAGCAGCTCAAACAGACCATTGAATCTGCTGAACATTCTTCTGTACAAAAGATCACCGCATCAACCATTACCATTCCAGTTTGCTATGATGAAGAATATGGAATTGATCTCACTGAACTTTCAGAGCAGTTAACTCTTTCTGCCGAAGAAATTGTTGAACTTCATACAAAACAAGTGTACAAAGTCTTCATGATTGGTTTTACACCCGGCTTCCCTTACATGGGAATACTGAATGAAAAATTATTTACAAAACGAAAGACACAGCCAAGAATCAGTGTTGCACCCGGTTCTGTTGCCATTGCAGGAAATCAAACGGGCATTTATCCTTTATCAACACCGGGAGGATGGAATATTATCGGAAGAACACCTTTGAAAATATTTGATCAGCCAAAAGAAAATCCATTCCTGTTAAAAGCAGGTGATACGATACAATTTACTTCCATCACAAAAAAAGAATACGAAGCTTGGTTGGTCAGATAA
- a CDS encoding 2'-5' RNA ligase family protein, with protein sequence MRDHFGCTVALKSAAHITLVTPFWLKNESEQLLTDTLQSFQTDKLPVEIQLQNFSHFSDRVIFVTVDENQQLGILRKETEDHFIQSFRNIIKPDERPFHPHVTIANRDIKPGDFMKAWEHFSKEKLEESFRTDTVSLLKLTAEKWTVIAEKQC encoded by the coding sequence ATGAGAGATCATTTCGGCTGTACCGTTGCTTTAAAGTCAGCAGCACATATCACACTGGTTACTCCTTTCTGGCTGAAGAATGAATCGGAACAATTACTTACAGATACATTACAATCTTTTCAAACAGATAAACTGCCGGTTGAAATTCAGCTGCAGAATTTTTCGCATTTCAGTGACAGGGTCATCTTCGTTACTGTGGATGAGAATCAGCAGTTAGGTATTCTACGTAAAGAAACAGAAGACCATTTTATTCAATCTTTCCGTAATATCATCAAACCCGACGAACGCCCTTTTCATCCGCATGTAACCATCGCCAACCGGGATATAAAACCCGGCGATTTCATGAAAGCATGGGAGCACTTTTCAAAAGAAAAACTTGAAGAAAGTTTTCGTACAGATACTGTTTCGCTTTTGAAACTTACAGCAGAAAAATGGACTGTGATTGCTGAAAAGCAATGCTGA
- a CDS encoding biotin-dependent carboxyltransferase, translating to MVGQIIHIEQCGFLTTLQDAGRKGFLQYGVSKSGAMDLRSAFYANCLLGNDEHEAVLEITQSPHRFLFLQDAIVAFTGGGLQPQLNNQPTPLYQPVFIPADAMIEFRQQIPGFRLYMAVAGGFKTDEFLHSYSTNLLVKAGGHHGRALKKEDLLQIKTPLTAVQKNIFAVLKSGAKIELNIQPPAFTTNTIRVIHGLEWNYLNDSSKEIAADAKFKVSPQSNRMGYRLNGTALETVQSCEIISSAVTQGTVQLTASGEMIVLMADAQTVGGYPRIAQVCSVDLPVLAQKKPGDEIQFQLISLREAEELYLRDIEQLNTIKQTLQQLYAG from the coding sequence TTGGTTGGTCAGATAATTCATATTGAACAATGTGGGTTCTTAACCACGCTGCAGGATGCAGGGAGGAAAGGCTTTCTGCAATATGGTGTAAGCAAAAGCGGAGCAATGGATCTGCGTTCAGCTTTTTACGCCAATTGTTTACTTGGTAATGATGAACATGAAGCGGTATTGGAAATCACACAATCACCACATCGTTTTCTTTTTTTACAGGATGCCATTGTTGCATTCACCGGCGGTGGACTGCAACCACAATTAAACAATCAACCCACTCCATTATATCAACCTGTTTTTATTCCTGCTGATGCAATGATCGAGTTCAGACAGCAGATACCGGGTTTTCGATTGTACATGGCTGTAGCCGGTGGTTTTAAAACTGATGAATTTCTGCACAGCTATTCAACTAATCTCCTGGTAAAAGCAGGCGGACATCACGGAAGAGCATTAAAGAAAGAGGACCTGCTTCAGATCAAAACTCCATTAACTGCTGTACAAAAAAATATTTTTGCAGTTTTGAAATCAGGTGCAAAGATTGAATTGAATATTCAACCACCTGCATTCACAACAAATACGATCAGAGTAATACATGGTTTGGAATGGAATTATTTGAACGATTCATCAAAAGAAATAGCTGCAGATGCAAAATTCAAAGTAAGTCCGCAAAGTAACCGCATGGGTTATCGTTTAAATGGAACTGCTTTAGAAACGGTTCAATCATGTGAAATCATTTCATCTGCTGTTACACAGGGAACTGTTCAGTTAACAGCATCGGGAGAAATGATTGTACTGATGGCCGATGCACAGACAGTTGGCGGTTACCCACGCATTGCGCAGGTATGCAGTGTTGATCTGCCCGTACTTGCACAAAAAAAACCGGGTGATGAAATTCAGTTTCAACTTATCAGTTTACGGGAAGCAGAAGAATTATATTTGAGAGATATTGAACAATTAAATACGATCAAACAAACTTTACAGCAATTATATGCAGGTTGA
- a CDS encoding AhpC/TSA family protein, which yields MKFVLKGSVPATTKKYNALLSWDNGGNGEEVKVINGKFTINGTLSSPGIATLSLQEADPKPGKEFSRLEYEQNTLSLFVDSGVITVTTKTLLWDAVVKGSAIVNDYNNYQHQIQSLSRLESKFGEVYDNYFKAKKEELAKDVFELYTGMADLYYKEQLQFVKMNPSSFVSLYLIQQAIGSNPDAAKGEPMFALLSPSLQNSEKGKELNELIELGRKTMVGKQAIDFTQPDTNGNNISLSSFKGKYVLVDFWASWCAPCRKESPNLVKAYEKYRNKNFEILGVTLDQNKEKWLKAINDDHYTWTQVGDIKGWENAAARVYGIQGIPFNLLLDPNGVIIARNLRGEALEKKLEEVLK from the coding sequence TTGAAATTTGTGCTCAAAGGTTCTGTTCCTGCAACAACAAAAAAATATAATGCACTGCTCAGCTGGGATAATGGCGGTAATGGTGAAGAAGTAAAAGTGATCAATGGAAAGTTCACAATTAACGGAACACTGAGCAGCCCCGGTATTGCCACACTCAGTTTGCAGGAGGCTGATCCAAAGCCCGGTAAAGAGTTCAGCCGGCTTGAGTACGAACAGAATACTCTTTCACTTTTTGTTGATAGCGGCGTAATTACAGTTACAACAAAAACATTGCTATGGGATGCAGTTGTAAAAGGTTCTGCTATTGTAAATGATTATAATAACTATCAGCACCAGATACAATCCCTCAGCCGTTTAGAAAGTAAGTTCGGTGAAGTGTATGACAACTACTTCAAAGCAAAGAAAGAAGAACTGGCAAAAGATGTATTTGAATTATATACAGGCATGGCAGATCTGTATTATAAGGAGCAACTGCAGTTTGTAAAGATGAATCCTTCCTCATTCGTTTCATTATATTTAATTCAGCAGGCTATTGGTTCAAATCCTGATGCTGCGAAAGGTGAACCTATGTTTGCTTTACTTTCTCCATCACTTCAAAACAGTGAAAAAGGAAAAGAGCTCAATGAACTGATTGAACTGGGACGGAAAACAATGGTTGGCAAACAGGCCATTGATTTTACACAGCCTGATACTAACGGAAATAATATTTCACTCTCTTCATTTAAAGGAAAATATGTGCTGGTTGATTTCTGGGCCAGCTGGTGTGCACCCTGCCGCAAAGAAAGCCCAAATCTTGTAAAGGCTTATGAAAAGTACAGGAATAAAAACTTTGAAATACTCGGTGTGACACTTGATCAGAATAAAGAAAAATGGCTGAAAGCAATCAATGACGATCATTATACATGGACACAGGTGGGAGATATCAAAGGCTGGGAAAATGCAGCTGCCCGTGTATATGGCATTCAGGGTATTCCGTTTAATTTATTGCTTGATCCCAACGGTGTAATTATTGCAAGAAACTTGAGAGGGGAGGCATTGGAGAAAAAGCTGGAAGAGGTGTTGAAGTGA
- a CDS encoding bifunctional phosphoribosyl-AMP cyclohydrolase/phosphoribosyl-ATP diphosphatase HisIE has translation MKPDFKKYQDGLVPAIIQDYKTGKVLMLGFMNEESYVKTEETGKVTFYSRSKQRLWTKGEESGNFLTVKQVLLDCDQDTVLIKAEPAGPVCHTGADTCWSEKNHSDDFLSYLEEIIELRRKSTDGKSYVKSLFDKGINKIAQKVGEEATEVIIEAKDNNEELFLGEAADLLFHFMVLLRAKNVSLQDVIYVLKQRHSK, from the coding sequence GTGAAACCGGATTTTAAAAAGTATCAGGACGGATTGGTGCCAGCCATCATCCAGGATTATAAGACAGGCAAAGTGCTTATGCTGGGTTTTATGAATGAGGAATCATATGTAAAAACAGAAGAAACCGGTAAGGTTACTTTTTACAGCAGAAGTAAACAACGCTTGTGGACCAAGGGTGAAGAGAGTGGAAATTTTTTAACAGTAAAACAGGTATTACTGGATTGCGACCAGGATACTGTACTGATTAAAGCCGAGCCTGCCGGGCCGGTTTGTCATACCGGTGCTGATACCTGCTGGAGCGAGAAAAATCACAGTGACGACTTTTTATCGTATTTAGAAGAGATCATTGAACTGCGCCGCAAAAGCACTGATGGGAAAAGTTATGTGAAGAGTTTATTTGATAAGGGAATCAATAAGATAGCACAAAAAGTGGGAGAGGAAGCAACAGAAGTAATTATTGAAGCAAAGGACAATAATGAAGAATTATTCCTGGGTGAAGCGGCCGACCTGCTGTTTCACTTTATGGTTTTGTTAAGAGCGAAAAATGTTTCTTTGCAGGATGTGATTTACGTACTCAAACAAAGACATTCAAAATAA
- a CDS encoding CocE/NonD family hydrolase, with amino-acid sequence MRKLLFTLISFFLLSSLVAQTTNPQDSAWIRDNYTKKEIYITMRDGVKLFTSVYTPKDNSEAHPILMNRTPYSCAPYGENNFRTFWNNHWRYYMRRNYIIVLQDVRGRWMSEGEFVDVRPFNPNKKGTETDEASDTYDAIDWLTKNLPSNNKKVGIFGISYPGFYSTMAAMSNHPSLVAVSPQAPVTDWFMGDDFHHNGAFFQMDGFSFYSSFGKPRPKPTTAGSPGFQFPTKDAYKFYLEAGTTKNLATLIGDSIAFWHDMYKHPTYDDWLKARNPRNFVNNIPNHTATLVVGGLFDAEDCFGAWRTYEAIEKKAKNNNRIVMGPWSHGQWSGTDGSSMGNAKFGSNTSAYYQNEIEIPFFMHHLEGKANIDDLAEATIFFTGENKWRNFTQWPAANVQNTAIYLQENGKLNWNKSATAKSFSEYISDPSKPVPYTEDVHFNRTVAYMTDDQRFANRRTDVLSFQTDVLTDNVTLAGTVIADLLASISTTDADFVVKLIDVFPSDFTYPGDRAGMGRQAGGNYPMGDYQMLVRGEVMRGKFRNSFETPSPFTPNKIEKVKFELPDVAHTFQKGHRIMIQVQSSWFPLVDRNPQKFVNIYEAAESDYQKATIKIWHDAKNASNIILPVLK; translated from the coding sequence ATGAGAAAATTGCTTTTCACGCTTATCTCTTTTTTTCTCCTTTCATCTTTAGTTGCACAAACAACAAACCCGCAGGACTCTGCATGGATCCGTGATAACTACACAAAGAAGGAAATCTATATCACCATGAGAGATGGTGTTAAACTGTTCACATCGGTTTATACTCCGAAAGATAACAGTGAAGCACATCCCATTTTAATGAACCGTACGCCTTATTCCTGTGCTCCGTATGGAGAAAATAATTTCCGTACATTCTGGAATAATCACTGGCGGTATTATATGCGCAGAAATTACATCATCGTACTTCAGGATGTTCGTGGCCGCTGGATGAGTGAAGGTGAGTTTGTAGATGTACGTCCATTCAATCCAAATAAAAAAGGAACGGAAACAGATGAAGCAAGTGATACATACGATGCAATTGACTGGCTGACAAAAAATCTTCCCAGCAACAATAAGAAGGTGGGCATTTTCGGTATCTCTTATCCAGGCTTCTATTCCACAATGGCAGCGATGAGTAATCATCCGTCACTGGTTGCCGTTAGTCCGCAGGCTCCGGTAACAGATTGGTTTATGGGTGATGATTTTCATCACAATGGTGCATTCTTTCAAATGGATGGATTTTCTTTTTATTCTTCTTTCGGAAAACCAAGACCCAAGCCTACAACTGCGGGCTCACCAGGTTTTCAGTTTCCAACAAAAGATGCTTATAAATTTTATTTAGAAGCCGGCACTACAAAAAACCTTGCAACATTAATTGGCGATAGTATTGCTTTCTGGCATGACATGTACAAACACCCCACTTATGATGACTGGTTGAAAGCAAGAAATCCAAGAAACTTTGTCAACAATATTCCTAATCATACTGCTACATTGGTAGTGGGTGGTTTGTTTGATGCAGAAGATTGTTTTGGTGCATGGAGAACGTATGAAGCCATTGAAAAGAAAGCAAAAAACAATAACCGCATTGTGATGGGCCCCTGGTCTCATGGACAATGGTCCGGCACAGATGGCTCAAGTATGGGTAATGCAAAGTTTGGCAGCAATACATCGGCTTACTATCAGAATGAAATTGAAATACCTTTCTTCATGCATCATTTGGAAGGAAAAGCAAACATTGACGATTTAGCTGAAGCAACCATCTTCTTTACCGGTGAAAACAAATGGAGAAACTTCACACAATGGCCTGCAGCTAATGTTCAAAATACAGCCATCTATTTGCAGGAAAACGGAAAACTGAACTGGAACAAATCTGCAACTGCAAAAAGCTTCAGTGAATATATAAGTGATCCATCCAAACCTGTTCCGTATACAGAAGATGTGCACTTCAACCGCACAGTTGCTTATATGACCGATGACCAGCGTTTTGCCAACAGAAGAACAGATGTACTTTCTTTTCAGACAGATGTGCTAACTGATAATGTTACACTTGCAGGAACAGTAATAGCTGATCTGCTTGCCAGCATTTCAACAACAGATGCTGATTTTGTTGTAAAGCTGATTGATGTTTTCCCAAGTGACTTTACCTATCCCGGCGACAGAGCGGGAATGGGCAGACAAGCTGGAGGAAATTATCCAATGGGCGATTACCAAATGCTTGTACGTGGTGAAGTTATGCGTGGAAAATTCAGGAATAGTTTTGAAACGCCTTCCCCATTCACTCCAAACAAAATTGAGAAAGTAAAATTTGAATTGCCTGATGTGGCACATACATTTCAGAAAGGTCATCGCATCATGATCCAGGTTCAGAGCAGTTGGTTTCCATTGGTTGACCGTAACCCGCAGAAGTTTGTGAACATTTATGAAGCTGCTGAAAGCGATTACCAAAAAGCAACCATTAAAATCTGGCACGATGCAAAAAATGCATCGAATATTATTTTACCCGTATTAAAATAA
- a CDS encoding beta-N-acetylhexosaminidase, with protein MKLLLLSFLVFFTVSLQAQEVNIIPKPKMLELKKGSFTITPATVIVLADDGENATASFFNQHLQSFYGFKLKTVKSSAKNFIRFSTKKFIVPGTEGKYDLTVNSKGVTVSGDTYSGTFNGMQSLIQLLSVDEKSISSKQFKIPALSIQDEPRFQYRGMHLDVGRHFFPASYVKRYIDFLAYHKLNVFHWHLTEDQGWRIEIKKYPLLTSVGSKRNGTIIGRYPGKGSNNKPLQGFYTQEEIKDVVQYAKERFIEVIPEIEMPGHSSAAIAAYPWLSCFPNRPTNIPSFMVSLKSVEEQQKGRVKLVQETWGVFDDVFCAGKDSTFKFLENVLDEVIELFPSKYVHIGGDECPKTHWKQCPSCQKRMKDLKLKDEHELQSYFVQRMEKYLNSKGKILIGWDEILEGGLAPNAQVMSWRGEAGGIAAAKEHHYVMMTPGSHVYFDHRQTYNEDSVTIGGYTPIQKVYSYEPVPKELTADEAKFVRGAQANLWTEYIPNTKKIEYMLLPRISALSEVLWSSKENRNWTDFEKRLLVQFKRYDLLKVNYSKAYFDPKSTEEPKK; from the coding sequence ATGAAACTACTATTGCTGTCATTCTTAGTTTTCTTTACTGTTTCATTACAGGCACAGGAAGTAAATATCATTCCAAAACCAAAAATGCTTGAGTTAAAAAAAGGCAGTTTCACCATTACACCTGCAACAGTAATTGTGCTGGCTGATGATGGGGAAAACGCAACAGCTTCTTTTTTTAATCAGCATCTGCAATCATTTTATGGGTTCAAGTTAAAGACAGTCAAATCTTCAGCAAAGAATTTCATCCGTTTCTCTACAAAGAAATTCATTGTACCCGGAACAGAAGGAAAATATGATCTAACTGTTAATTCAAAAGGAGTTACTGTTTCAGGTGATACTTATTCCGGTACATTTAACGGAATGCAATCGCTGATACAATTACTTTCAGTTGATGAAAAATCAATCAGCAGTAAGCAATTTAAAATCCCTGCATTATCAATACAGGATGAACCCCGTTTCCAATACCGTGGCATGCACCTCGATGTGGGCCGTCATTTCTTTCCTGCTTCGTATGTAAAACGATACATTGATTTTCTTGCCTATCATAAACTGAATGTTTTTCACTGGCATTTAACGGAAGATCAGGGATGGAGAATTGAAATTAAAAAATACCCGTTACTCACTTCCGTTGGAAGTAAACGTAACGGAACAATCATTGGCCGCTATCCAGGAAAAGGAAGTAACAACAAGCCTTTGCAGGGTTTTTATACACAGGAAGAAATTAAAGATGTTGTACAATATGCAAAGGAACGTTTCATTGAAGTAATTCCGGAAATTGAAATGCCCGGTCACAGCAGTGCAGCCATAGCAGCTTATCCATGGTTGAGTTGTTTTCCTAACAGACCAACCAATATTCCTTCTTTTATGGTTTCATTAAAAAGTGTGGAAGAACAGCAGAAAGGCCGTGTAAAATTAGTACAGGAAACATGGGGTGTATTTGATGATGTGTTCTGTGCAGGAAAAGATTCAACCTTCAAGTTTTTAGAAAATGTGTTAGATGAAGTGATCGAGTTATTTCCATCGAAATATGTTCATATTGGTGGGGATGAATGCCCCAAAACACATTGGAAACAATGTCCATCCTGCCAGAAAAGAATGAAAGACCTGAAGCTGAAAGATGAACATGAACTGCAGAGTTATTTTGTGCAGCGAATGGAAAAATATCTCAACAGCAAAGGCAAAATATTAATTGGCTGGGATGAAATTTTGGAAGGTGGTTTGGCTCCCAATGCACAGGTGATGAGCTGGCGTGGTGAAGCCGGTGGTATTGCTGCAGCTAAAGAACATCATTATGTGATGATGACACCCGGCAGCCATGTTTACTTTGATCACAGGCAGACATACAATGAAGATTCTGTTACCATTGGAGGATATACCCCCATTCAAAAAGTGTACAGTTATGAGCCGGTACCAAAAGAGTTAACAGCTGATGAAGCAAAATTTGTAAGAGGCGCACAGGCAAACCTGTGGACGGAATATATTCCCAACACAAAGAAAATTGAATACATGCTCCTGCCAAGAATTTCTGCCCTGAGTGAAGTATTATGGAGCAGTAAGGAAAACAGAAACTGGACTGATTTTGAAAAACGTTTACTGGTTCAGTTTAAGCGCTACGACCTGTTAAAAGTTAATTACAGTAAAGCTTATTTTGACCCGAAGTCAACTGAGGAGCCAAAGAAATAA
- a CDS encoding TlpA family protein disulfide reductase has product MDASDITVNGRIDSLPYATVKGSKSNDEFAEFKRTFDPYFSRLDALGKQLSNPAMQPKQDSLYAVARIVIEELNLKADEFIAANNQSAVTPLLLYILYNFFQQPDILDQRFAKLTEQSQRSYYGRMVNSIVQENKIGSVGSQAIDFIQADTSGNNVSLKSFRGKYVLVDFWASWCGPCRMENPNVVAAYQKFSNKNFTVLGVEICAQRFCSCNNKKI; this is encoded by the coding sequence ATGGATGCTTCTGATATAACTGTAAACGGAAGAATCGATTCATTGCCTTATGCTACAGTGAAAGGCTCTAAATCAAATGATGAGTTTGCTGAATTTAAACGCACATTCGATCCATACTTTTCAAGATTAGATGCATTGGGTAAACAACTGTCGAACCCGGCAATGCAGCCAAAACAGGATTCGTTATATGCTGTAGCAAGAATAGTGATTGAAGAATTAAATTTGAAAGCAGATGAGTTTATTGCAGCCAATAATCAATCAGCCGTAACTCCTTTGCTATTGTATATTTTGTATAACTTCTTTCAGCAACCTGATATTTTAGATCAACGTTTTGCAAAACTTACTGAACAATCTCAGAGAAGTTATTACGGCCGCATGGTGAACAGTATTGTACAGGAGAATAAGATTGGATCAGTCGGTTCACAGGCAATTGATTTTATACAGGCCGATACATCAGGTAACAATGTTTCATTGAAATCATTCCGTGGTAAATATGTACTGGTTGATTTCTGGGCAAGCTGGTGTGGTCCCTGCCGGATGGAAAATCCAAATGTGGTGGCAGCATATCAGAAATTCAGCAATAAAAACTTTACAGTATTAGGTGTTGAAATTTGTGCTCAAAGGTTCTGTTCCTGCAACAACAAAAAAATATAA
- a CDS encoding LamB/YcsF family protein translates to MQVDLNCDLGEGMQTDDQIIPLITSANIACGFHAGDIDTMKRTIDLCLLHHVAIGAHPSWPDKENFGRREMQLPLTELYTIIIEQLNIISTVAKEQGVKLHHVKPHGALYNQSAKDSLIASTIAKAVKDFDPSLILFGLSGSHSITEAKKQGLKTASEVFADRSYQDDGSLTSRSQPNALIEDESKAVDQALQMITQQTVTTITGKTIPIIADTICLHGDGLNAVDVCKFLRLSLEQNQILIEKNI, encoded by the coding sequence ATGCAGGTTGATCTCAATTGTGATTTAGGCGAAGGCATGCAAACAGATGATCAGATTATTCCGCTCATTACATCGGCTAATATTGCATGTGGCTTTCATGCAGGTGATATTGACACGATGAAGCGAACCATTGACCTTTGTTTGCTGCATCATGTTGCCATTGGCGCACATCCTTCCTGGCCCGATAAAGAAAACTTCGGCAGAAGGGAAATGCAATTACCATTAACAGAACTATATACGATCATCATCGAACAACTCAATATTATTTCCACTGTTGCAAAAGAACAAGGCGTAAAATTGCATCATGTAAAACCTCATGGGGCTCTATATAACCAATCAGCCAAAGACTCATTGATTGCATCAACCATCGCAAAAGCAGTAAAAGATTTTGATCCTTCGCTCATCTTATTTGGATTAAGCGGAAGCCATTCTATCACTGAAGCAAAAAAACAGGGATTAAAAACTGCCAGTGAAGTTTTTGCCGACCGCAGTTACCAGGATGACGGAAGTTTAACTTCACGCTCCCAACCCAATGCCTTGATTGAAGATGAAAGCAAAGCTGTTGATCAGGCTTTGCAAATGATTACTCAACAAACAGTAACGACAATAACAGGCAAGACAATTCCAATCATTGCAGATACAATCTGTCTGCACGGTGACGGATTAAATGCTGTTGATGTATGTAAATTTTTAAGATTATCATTGGAGCAAAATCAAATACTAATTGAAAAAAATATTTAA
- the hisF gene encoding imidazole glycerol phosphate synthase subunit HisF — translation MLTKRIIPCLDIKDGRTVKGTNFVDLRDAGDPVELGALYAQQGADELVFLDITATVEKRKTLSELVKRIARHVNIPFTVGGGVSTVEDMSVLLSSGADKVSVNTAAFKNPQLISDIARAAGSQCCVLAIDTKKEEDGEWYVYLSGGRTKTEIKCFDWAKQAVELGAGEILLTSMNNDGTKKGFALDITKKLATELPVPVIASGGAGTVEHFSDVFEQAYADAALAASIFHFKEIEIADLKAYLKERGIAVRM, via the coding sequence TGTTGATCTGCGTGATGCCGGTGATCCGGTTGAGCTGGGTGCTTTGTATGCACAGCAGGGTGCTGATGAACTGGTGTTTTTGGATATTACAGCTACTGTTGAAAAAAGAAAAACATTGAGTGAATTGGTAAAACGTATTGCTAGGCATGTGAATATTCCATTCACCGTTGGTGGCGGAGTTAGTACAGTAGAAGATATGAGTGTATTGCTTAGTTCAGGTGCAGATAAAGTGAGTGTGAATACAGCTGCATTTAAAAATCCGCAACTGATCAGTGATATTGCAAGGGCAGCAGGAAGTCAATGTTGTGTATTGGCGATTGATACCAAGAAAGAAGAAGATGGTGAATGGTATGTATACCTGAGTGGAGGAAGAACCAAAACAGAAATCAAATGTTTTGATTGGGCGAAGCAGGCTGTTGAACTGGGTGCAGGTGAAATATTACTCACCAGTATGAATAACGATGGAACCAAGAAGGGTTTTGCATTGGATATTACAAAGAAACTGGCAACTGAATTACCTGTGCCTGTTATCGCAAGTGGTGGTGCAGGAACTGTTGAGCATTTTTCAGATGTATTTGAACAGGCTTATGCTGATGCTGCACTGGCCGCCAGTATATTTCATTTTAAAGAAATTGAAATTGCTGATCTGAAAGCGTATTTGAAAGAGAGGGGAATTGCGGTGAGAATGTAG